In a genomic window of Streptomyces koelreuteriae:
- a CDS encoding HEAT repeat domain-containing protein, protein MGADQQIAFFLRETAAADPERRTAAVKGLGRTGGAAYVRVLVAAADDPAPSVRAAAALALGRLGVPGAGGEVLPLLMDDENPGVRRRASVAATRLGLRGPVVTEAFARRLSDPEHHVRINALEGLAALGAPGDATALVGLLGDPDPAVWGRARTLVYRWKDDAAVRAAVIRTARQGAGAARAGALDALPKGCSEQLLDSLLTGLGDPSPEVRIAVARRLFDMPAPWTQDALAVALRTERDPEAAARLLCGLGRLGDERVIGPAVRWLRDPQAGASAAHALGAVDTGTAAAHLRTALTDETYPARTRAAAATAVGAGARWDAVWLLLSLLDDPDDDIRAGVIDGLDALVDNGLRLWERHPVAWALVERLEAGGKHTWRTRNALDGLTQALPAVRRLADEAPSAEVRAAALSLLATDDDTDGTDEHTRHDVRRFLRGLDDPHEAVRYEAVLGLERRVTATGALPPGSEEAHTRLTALTADASPRLRQAATRLVETLGSGPQP, encoded by the coding sequence ATGGGGGCGGACCAGCAGATCGCGTTCTTCCTGCGTGAGACGGCGGCGGCGGACCCGGAGCGGCGCACGGCGGCGGTGAAAGGGCTGGGGAGGACGGGCGGGGCCGCATACGTTCGCGTCCTCGTCGCCGCGGCCGACGACCCCGCCCCCTCGGTGCGCGCGGCCGCCGCCCTGGCCCTGGGCCGACTCGGTGTCCCCGGGGCGGGCGGTGAGGTGCTGCCCCTGCTCATGGACGACGAGAACCCGGGCGTACGGCGCAGGGCGTCGGTCGCCGCCACCCGGCTGGGACTCCGGGGACCTGTGGTCACGGAGGCCTTCGCACGGAGGCTGTCCGACCCGGAACACCACGTGCGGATCAACGCCCTGGAAGGGCTGGCCGCACTGGGCGCACCTGGGGATGCCACGGCCCTGGTCGGGCTGCTCGGCGACCCGGACCCCGCCGTGTGGGGACGGGCCCGGACCCTGGTGTACCGGTGGAAGGACGACGCGGCGGTGCGGGCGGCAGTGATCCGCACCGCCCGGCAGGGCGCGGGCGCCGCCCGCGCGGGGGCCCTGGACGCGCTGCCGAAGGGCTGCTCCGAGCAGCTCCTGGACTCCTTGCTCACGGGCCTCGGCGACCCGTCCCCCGAGGTGCGCATCGCCGTGGCCCGGCGGCTGTTCGACATGCCAGCGCCGTGGACACAGGACGCACTGGCCGTGGCACTACGGACCGAGCGGGATCCCGAGGCCGCCGCACGGCTGCTGTGCGGCCTCGGACGGCTCGGCGACGAGCGGGTGATCGGACCGGCGGTGCGGTGGCTGCGCGATCCCCAGGCCGGAGCGTCCGCCGCGCATGCCCTGGGCGCTGTGGACACGGGAACGGCCGCCGCGCACCTGCGCACGGCCCTGACCGACGAGACGTACCCCGCCCGCACTCGGGCCGCGGCGGCCACAGCCGTAGGAGCCGGGGCCCGATGGGACGCCGTGTGGCTCCTGCTGTCGCTCCTGGACGATCCCGACGACGACATACGCGCGGGCGTGATCGACGGACTGGACGCACTCGTCGACAACGGGCTCCGCCTCTGGGAGCGCCACCCCGTGGCCTGGGCCCTGGTCGAGCGACTGGAGGCCGGCGGGAAGCACACCTGGCGCACCCGCAACGCCCTCGACGGCCTCACCCAGGCCCTGCCCGCCGTACGGCGCCTCGCGGACGAAGCCCCGTCCGCCGAGGTCCGGGCCGCGGCCCTCTCGCTCCTCGCCACGGACGACGACACCGACGGGACCGACGAGCACACCCGCCACGACGTCCGACGCTTCCTGCGCGGCCTGGACGACCCGCACGAAGCGGTCCGCTACGAGGCCGTCCTCGGTCTCGAACGCCGGGTGACGGCGACCGGGGCGCTGCCACCCGGAAGCGAGGAGGCGCACACCCGGCTCACCGCCCTCACCGCGGACGCGTCCCCACGGCTGCGCCAGGCCGCCACCAGACTCGTCGAGACGCTGGGCTCCGGCCCACAGCCCTGA
- a CDS encoding glycosyltransferase, whose amino-acid sequence MRLVIMTAGSRGDVAPYTGLGAALARGGHEVTLVTHALFEPLTAGSGVRFHPTPVDPHAELHSERGRGLHTSTTGLGKLLRVVSMARSAAEEMTDDLVRAARGADAVLAAGAVAPLGRAIAEGLTLPSLGLFLQPQHPTREFGAPMLGGRSLGTVGNHLGGLAVTTAVDQVFTRALRRLHTRHGMTLPGLTAIRRAHERARWPVLHGFSEAVVPRPRDWRPGLEIAGYWWPYDTRTLPPEVEEFLAAGPAPVFVGLGSATVPDPERLSGEIVRALRAAGLRGIIQQGWAGLAARTDDMITVGDVPHASLFPRTAAVVHHAGAGTTAAVLRAGVPAVPVPVQFDAGFWAARLVALGTAPCAVPLRRLTAGALAPALRRAVGDPAHRDRAQDVARRLAEEDGVAPVLAALDRLAK is encoded by the coding sequence GTGCGGCTGGTGATCATGACGGCGGGATCGCGCGGCGACGTAGCGCCGTACACCGGGTTGGGCGCGGCGCTGGCGCGCGGCGGGCACGAGGTCACGCTCGTCACCCACGCCCTGTTCGAGCCGCTGACCGCCGGCTCCGGGGTGCGCTTCCACCCGACCCCGGTCGACCCGCACGCCGAGTTGCACTCCGAGCGCGGCCGCGGCCTGCACACCAGCACCACGGGGCTCGGCAAACTGCTGCGCGTCGTCTCGATGGCCCGGTCGGCGGCCGAGGAGATGACCGACGACCTCGTCCGGGCGGCACGAGGCGCCGACGCCGTGCTGGCCGCCGGAGCCGTGGCCCCCCTGGGCCGCGCCATCGCCGAGGGCCTGACCCTGCCCAGCCTCGGACTGTTCCTCCAACCCCAGCACCCGACAAGGGAGTTCGGGGCACCCATGCTCGGCGGACGCTCCCTCGGCACCGTGGGCAACCACCTGGGCGGACTGGCCGTCACCACCGCCGTCGACCAGGTCTTCACCCGGGCCCTGCGCCGACTGCACACCCGGCACGGCATGACCCTCCCCGGCCTCACCGCGATCCGCCGGGCCCATGAGCGGGCGCGCTGGCCGGTGCTGCACGGCTTCAGCGAGGCGGTCGTGCCCCGGCCACGGGACTGGCGGCCCGGGCTGGAGATCGCCGGGTACTGGTGGCCGTACGACACCCGGACCCTGCCCCCGGAGGTGGAGGAGTTCCTCGCCGCCGGGCCCGCCCCCGTCTTCGTCGGTCTGGGCAGCGCCACCGTGCCGGACCCGGAGCGCCTGAGCGGCGAGATCGTGCGCGCCCTGCGCGCGGCCGGACTGCGCGGCATCATCCAGCAGGGCTGGGCGGGCCTGGCCGCCCGCACCGACGACATGATCACCGTCGGCGATGTGCCGCACGCGTCGCTCTTTCCCCGGACGGCCGCCGTCGTCCACCATGCCGGAGCCGGGACCACCGCCGCCGTCCTGCGCGCGGGTGTCCCGGCCGTGCCGGTGCCGGTGCAGTTCGACGCCGGTTTCTGGGCGGCCCGTCTCGTCGCGCTGGGCACCGCCCCCTGCGCCGTCCCGCTGCGCCGCCTCACCGCCGGCGCGCTCGCCCCCGCCCTGCGCCGGGCCGTGGGCGACCCGGCGCACCGCGACCGTGCCCAGGACGTGGCGCGCCGCCTGGCCGAGGAGGACGGTGTGGCACCCGTCCTGGCGGCACTCGACCGACTCGCGAAGTGA